A single genomic interval of Nocardioides nitrophenolicus harbors:
- a CDS encoding adenylate/guanylate cyclase domain-containing protein, with the protein MPRGTASRRRSPFGSRVLGPRDQAPRQLRIRIQVLLTVLLVGTNLIGALVVFVVNTWAIPSPAPNRQMVIALAIAIPTYVLVAAAIGAVWGTTSSLRALRWATQPGVDPDRTQRARALRVPLTLTVMQLVMWLVGTLLFTMLTTFLQPSRTLGTALTVSIGGVVVAGVSYLFTEFSLRPIAARALSDVRVTERMRGVGVGPRMAIFWTLGTGAPIVGLLIAAILALTPGGDATLDQLAVVTIIVCGIVLLFGFLLTDLNARAVVAPLLSVRDAMRSVEAGRLDTDVVVYDGTELGQLQSGFNSMVQGLREREQIRDLFGRHVGQEVAAAAAALGAGEIELGGETRVCTVLFVDLVGSTTYATQHGPTEVVAVLNRFFGVVVDEVDRHHGLVNKFIGDAVLAVFGAPVELADHATAALSAARAMAARLAVEVPEVGAGIGVATGQVVAGNVGHEQRFEYTVIGDAVNSAARLTDLAKDVPGGVLASWDSVDLAGEPEAGHWVEYGETVLRGRSEATRLAVLRGGSGGGSAL; encoded by the coding sequence ATGCCCCGCGGGACCGCCTCTCGACGACGCAGCCCCTTCGGCTCGCGTGTCCTCGGCCCGCGCGACCAGGCGCCGCGCCAGCTGCGGATCCGGATCCAGGTACTGCTGACGGTGCTCCTCGTCGGCACCAACCTGATCGGCGCGCTCGTCGTCTTCGTCGTCAACACCTGGGCGATCCCCTCGCCGGCGCCCAACCGCCAGATGGTGATCGCGCTGGCGATCGCGATCCCGACGTACGTGCTCGTGGCGGCGGCGATCGGCGCGGTCTGGGGGACGACGAGCTCGCTGCGCGCCCTGCGCTGGGCCACCCAGCCCGGCGTCGACCCCGATCGCACCCAACGCGCCCGGGCGCTGCGGGTTCCGTTGACGCTGACGGTCATGCAGCTCGTGATGTGGCTGGTCGGGACGCTGCTGTTCACGATGCTCACGACCTTCCTGCAGCCCTCGCGCACCCTCGGCACGGCGCTGACCGTCAGCATCGGCGGGGTCGTCGTGGCCGGTGTCTCCTACCTGTTCACCGAGTTCTCGCTGCGCCCGATCGCCGCGCGGGCGCTGAGCGACGTCCGGGTCACCGAGCGGATGCGCGGCGTCGGTGTCGGTCCCCGGATGGCGATCTTCTGGACCCTCGGCACCGGCGCCCCGATCGTCGGCCTGCTCATCGCCGCGATCCTCGCGCTCACCCCCGGCGGCGACGCGACCCTCGACCAGCTCGCCGTCGTGACGATCATCGTGTGCGGGATCGTGCTGCTGTTCGGCTTCCTGCTCACCGACCTCAACGCCCGCGCCGTCGTCGCTCCGCTGCTGTCGGTGCGCGACGCCATGCGCTCGGTCGAGGCGGGCCGGCTCGACACCGACGTCGTCGTGTACGACGGCACCGAGCTCGGCCAGCTGCAGAGCGGCTTCAACTCGATGGTCCAGGGACTGCGCGAGCGCGAGCAGATCCGCGACCTGTTCGGCCGGCACGTCGGCCAGGAGGTCGCCGCCGCCGCGGCCGCCCTCGGCGCCGGCGAGATCGAGCTCGGCGGCGAGACCCGGGTCTGCACGGTGCTCTTCGTCGACCTGGTCGGCTCCACGACGTACGCCACCCAGCACGGGCCGACCGAGGTGGTCGCCGTACTCAACCGCTTCTTCGGCGTCGTCGTCGACGAGGTGGACCGCCACCACGGCCTGGTCAACAAGTTCATCGGCGACGCGGTGCTCGCCGTGTTCGGCGCCCCCGTCGAGCTCGCCGACCACGCCACCGCCGCGCTCTCGGCCGCCCGCGCGATGGCGGCCCGGCTGGCCGTCGAGGTGCCCGAGGTCGGCGCCGGCATCGGCGTCGCCACCGGCCAGGTCGTCGCAGGGAACGTCGGCCACGAGCAGCGCTTCGAGTACACCGTCATCGGCGACGCCGTGAACTCCGCCGCCCGCCTCACCGACCTCGCCAAGGACGTGCCCGGCGGCGTACTCGCGTCGTGGGACTCGGTCGACCTGGCCGGTGAGCCGGAGGCAGGTCACTGGGTGGAGTACGGCGAGACCGTGCTGCGGGGGCGGAGCGAGGCGACTCGGCTGGCGGTGCTGCGGGGCGGGTCGGGTGGGGGCTCGGCGCTGTAG
- a CDS encoding nuclear transport factor 2 family protein, whose protein sequence is MNAAPSFTAEEITDAYAAFHEQVAGFAKTGDWDGYADLFTPDAEYVEHAMGTFRGRDEIRTWSVRTMTSYPGRVMPEFPVTWQVVDAAQNRLVCEVLNPMPDPGDGTLLAEPNITIMTYAGDGLFSREEDVYNPLRFHAMAQRWARIAADHGNADEDVLAWLDRFGGGR, encoded by the coding sequence ATGAACGCTGCCCCCTCGTTCACCGCCGAGGAGATCACCGACGCCTACGCCGCCTTCCACGAGCAGGTCGCGGGCTTCGCGAAGACCGGCGACTGGGACGGCTATGCCGACCTGTTCACCCCCGACGCCGAGTACGTCGAGCACGCCATGGGCACCTTCCGCGGCCGTGACGAGATCCGCACCTGGTCGGTGCGCACCATGACGTCGTACCCCGGCCGGGTGATGCCGGAGTTCCCGGTCACCTGGCAGGTCGTCGACGCCGCGCAGAACCGGCTGGTCTGCGAGGTGCTCAACCCGATGCCGGACCCCGGCGACGGGACCCTGCTCGCCGAGCCCAACATCACGATCATGACGTACGCCGGCGACGGGCTCTTCTCCCGCGAGGAGGACGTCTACAACCCGCTGCGCTTCCACGCGATGGCGCAGCGCTGGGCGCGGATCGCGGCCGACCACGGCAACGCCGACGAGGACGTGCTGGCGTGGCTGGACCGGTTCGGAGGTGGCCGGTGA
- a CDS encoding TetR/AcrR family transcriptional regulator encodes MRQVDLRQRLIRAAEQEIAACGPAKASLRAIARRVGVSHQATAHHFEDRAGLFTALAVEGFELLLSRTRSAVSGVPVAGGQQVTAAGVAYVEFAARQPTMFDVMFRPELLHADDPALGAARLAHRALLLDLVGAAQAAGWAASVPTEELVTIGWATVHGLAVLQRDAQLTVVPTEVELDPARLLVVIGRALGALV; translated from the coding sequence GCAGGAGATCGCGGCGTGCGGCCCGGCCAAGGCCAGCCTGCGCGCGATCGCCCGCCGGGTCGGCGTCTCCCACCAGGCCACCGCCCACCACTTCGAGGATCGCGCCGGCCTGTTCACCGCCCTCGCCGTCGAGGGCTTCGAGCTGCTGCTGTCGCGCACCCGGTCGGCTGTCTCGGGGGTTCCGGTGGCGGGCGGTCAGCAGGTGACCGCCGCCGGCGTCGCGTACGTCGAGTTCGCCGCCCGCCAGCCGACGATGTTCGACGTCATGTTCCGCCCCGAGCTGCTGCACGCCGACGACCCCGCCCTGGGCGCCGCCCGGCTGGCGCACCGGGCGCTGCTGCTCGACCTCGTCGGCGCCGCCCAGGCCGCTGGGTGGGCCGCGTCGGTGCCGACCGAGGAGCTCGTCACGATCGGCTGGGCGACCGTGCACGGCCTCGCGGTGCTCCAGCGCGACGCCCAGCTGACCGTCGTACCGACGGAGGTGGAGCTGGACCCGGCCCGGCTGCTCGTGGTGATCGGGCGGGCGTTGGGGGCGCTGGTGTGA
- a CDS encoding PGPGW domain-containing protein, which translates to MTGAAKRILLEVLGWILLLAGIAALVLPGPGLLLMAAGLAVLSQQYTWAERLLDPVLLRALRAAAEGVETWPRIIASTIGALAIGAFGVVWLVDPDLPDWWPIDEKWWLPGGVWTGITLLLSCAIALGLLVYSYRRFHGKPEARAALDGEIDQADERRHHDDEER; encoded by the coding sequence GTGACGGGCGCGGCGAAGCGGATCCTGCTCGAGGTCCTCGGCTGGATCCTGCTGCTCGCCGGCATCGCCGCCCTGGTCCTGCCAGGCCCCGGGCTGCTGCTGATGGCGGCCGGCCTGGCGGTCCTCTCGCAGCAGTACACCTGGGCCGAGCGGCTGCTCGACCCGGTCCTGCTCCGCGCCCTGCGCGCCGCGGCGGAGGGGGTCGAGACCTGGCCGCGGATCATCGCCTCGACCATCGGCGCGCTCGCGATCGGCGCCTTCGGCGTGGTCTGGTTGGTCGACCCCGACCTGCCGGACTGGTGGCCGATCGACGAGAAGTGGTGGCTGCCCGGAGGCGTGTGGACCGGGATCACGCTGCTGCTGTCCTGCGCCATCGCGCTGGGGCTGCTCGTCTACTCCTACCGCCGCTTCCACGGCAAGCCCGAGGCCCGTGCGGCGCTCGACGGCGAGATCGACCAGGCCGACGAGCGCCGCCACCACGACGACGAGGAGCGGTAG